Proteins found in one Mycoplasmopsis gallopavonis genomic segment:
- the rsmG gene encoding 16S rRNA (guanine(527)-N(7))-methyltransferase RsmG, whose amino-acid sequence METWKYKQIVQKMCIENNWDFTLFEKYVNLIEEKNKVMNLTGFSGDTLWHEGILESLLTMQEITKGLENGEILDIGAGVGFPSLPYALTTNSNHITIYEPLQKRVNFLNLVINELGLQNKVKVEKKRVEEETNKNLYDLVTARAVSSVRNLLMAGFHTVKLHGNMSLLKSKNSKQEIEEAQEILKLLNVKLDDYLLENPLLPRTTEIVKITKLRSTPKQFPFSWKEIVKKNN is encoded by the coding sequence ATGGAAACTTGAAAATATAAACAAATAGTCCAAAAAATGTGTATTGAAAATAATTGAGATTTCACTTTATTTGAAAAATATGTAAATTTAATTGAAGAAAAAAACAAAGTAATGAATTTAACCGGTTTTAGCGGTGATACATTATGACACGAAGGTATTTTAGAATCTCTTTTAACAATGCAAGAAATCACCAAAGGTCTAGAAAATGGTGAAATTTTAGATATAGGAGCTGGTGTTGGTTTTCCTTCTTTACCTTACGCTTTAACAACAAATAGTAATCACATTACTATTTATGAACCTCTTCAAAAACGAGTTAATTTCTTAAATTTAGTAATCAATGAACTTGGCCTTCAAAATAAAGTTAAAGTCGAAAAAAAGAGAGTGGAAGAAGAAACAAACAAAAATTTATATGACCTAGTAACAGCCCGTGCTGTTAGCAGCGTTAGAAACCTTTTAATGGCAGGATTTCACACAGTTAAATTACACGGAAATATGTCGCTTCTTAAAAGTAAAAACTCTAAGCAGGAAATCGAAGAAGCACAAGAAATTCTCAAATTATTAAATGTAAAATTAGATGATTATTTACTAGAAAATCCCCTTTTACCACGTACAACTGAGATTGTAAAAATCACAAAATTGCGTTCAACTCCGAAACAATTTCCCTTTTCTTGAAAAGAAATTGTGAAAAAAAATAATTAA